Proteins co-encoded in one Marinobacter gudaonensis genomic window:
- a CDS encoding sigma-54-dependent transcriptional regulator yields MAKAQILIVEDDRDLREALVTTLELAKFRVREASNASEALARLAESPVDMVVSDVNMPGLSGHELLAEVQRLYPGLPMMLITAYGQISDAVSAMQAGAIDYLVKPFEPRFLVDAVSKVVGGGTRKAGDEPVAEDPISKRMFQLAAKVAASDSTVMISGESGTGKEVLARYIHQQSPRADQPFVAINCAAIPENMLEAILFGHEKGAFTGAVSSSPGKFEQANGGTILLDEISEMDLGLQSKLLRVLQEREVERVGGRKTISLDVRVVATTNRDLADYVREGKFREDLYYRLTVFPMHWQPLRERPLDIMPLATSLLKQHARKMKLTGISFAQDARSALMNHRWPGNVRELDNAIQRALVLHQGNVIHAGDLCLELGITGRQDGYASAPTPQLVSRPESTTESGDAVPDNRSEGLFPGEARGSGSEAVSLGDDLRQQEFRIIIQTLRKERGRRNRAAEQLGISPRTLRYKLAQMRDAGIDLDAEMSIA; encoded by the coding sequence ATGGCCAAGGCCCAGATACTGATCGTTGAGGATGACCGTGACCTGCGGGAAGCGCTGGTAACGACCCTTGAGCTGGCAAAATTCCGCGTTCGCGAGGCGTCAAACGCCAGTGAGGCCCTGGCCCGACTGGCGGAGTCGCCGGTGGATATGGTGGTGAGCGATGTCAACATGCCCGGGTTGTCCGGGCACGAGTTGCTTGCAGAGGTGCAGCGCCTGTACCCGGGCCTGCCGATGATGCTGATTACCGCTTATGGCCAGATCAGTGATGCGGTATCGGCGATGCAGGCGGGAGCTATCGATTATCTGGTAAAGCCCTTTGAACCACGGTTCCTGGTCGATGCCGTCAGCAAGGTGGTGGGTGGCGGAACCCGGAAGGCTGGTGATGAGCCAGTGGCTGAGGACCCGATCAGCAAACGTATGTTCCAGTTGGCGGCAAAGGTGGCAGCCAGCGATTCGACGGTGATGATTTCCGGCGAAAGCGGTACCGGTAAGGAAGTGCTGGCGCGGTATATTCACCAGCAGTCTCCAAGGGCTGATCAACCGTTCGTGGCCATTAACTGCGCAGCAATACCCGAGAATATGCTGGAGGCCATCCTCTTTGGCCATGAAAAGGGCGCCTTTACCGGAGCGGTGTCTTCGTCTCCGGGTAAGTTTGAGCAGGCCAATGGCGGCACGATTCTGCTGGACGAGATATCGGAAATGGACCTGGGGCTCCAGTCAAAGCTGCTGCGGGTGCTGCAGGAGCGGGAAGTGGAGCGGGTGGGTGGTCGCAAGACCATCAGCCTCGATGTGCGGGTGGTGGCGACCACGAACCGGGATCTGGCGGATTACGTGCGCGAAGGCAAATTCCGGGAAGATCTGTATTATCGCCTGACAGTGTTCCCGATGCATTGGCAGCCGTTGCGGGAGCGGCCACTGGATATCATGCCGCTGGCCACCTCTTTGCTCAAACAGCACGCCCGCAAGATGAAACTGACAGGCATCAGCTTTGCTCAGGATGCCCGCTCGGCCCTGATGAATCATCGCTGGCCGGGCAACGTCCGGGAGCTGGACAACGCCATACAGCGGGCGCTGGTGCTGCATCAGGGCAATGTCATTCACGCTGGCGATCTTTGCCTGGAGCTGGGCATTACCGGTCGGCAGGATGGTTACGCATCAGCGCCGACACCGCAACTGGTTTCCAGGCCGGAGTCAACAACTGAGTCGGGCGACGCCGTTCCGGACAACCGGTCTGAGGGTTTGTTCCCAGGCGAGGCGCGTGGGTCTGGCTCCGAGGCGGTATCGCTGGGAGATGATCTGAGGCAGCAAGAGTTCCGTATCATCATCCAGACCCTGCGCAAGGAGCGTGGGCGCCGTAACAGGGCCGCGGAGCAGTTGGGCATCAGCCCCAGGACGCTTCGCTACAAACTGGCCCAGATGCGCGACGCCGGTATCGATCTGGACGCCGAGATGTCCATAGCTTGA
- a CDS encoding SOS cell division inhibitor yields MADPQAHLARLDELMAQLGRALADQDWDAMARLNEQVKPAVAPLMACLEAGEIEAEPVRLRLEELQQFIDAADQSARAARQEAEDGLKGVNRNRSAARAYQKVSSNPSK; encoded by the coding sequence ATGGCAGACCCACAAGCGCATCTGGCGCGGCTTGATGAACTGATGGCGCAACTGGGCCGGGCGCTCGCGGATCAGGACTGGGATGCCATGGCCCGTCTCAATGAACAGGTTAAGCCTGCGGTGGCGCCACTGATGGCCTGCCTGGAGGCGGGAGAGATTGAAGCCGAGCCGGTAAGACTCCGGCTCGAGGAATTGCAGCAGTTTATTGACGCGGCCGACCAGTCGGCCCGCGCGGCGCGTCAGGAGGCCGAAGACGGACTCAAGGGCGTCAACCGCAACCGCAGCGCCGCACGTGCTTACCAGAAGGTTTCGTCTAACCCGTCAAAATAG
- a CDS encoding sigma-54 dependent transcriptional regulator has translation MSKNNKVLVLSEDESRRRDLVTILEFIGEEQILAGDEAKALLGSGDDDTLADISVAVVNGEDAGAVENISLVCRAAEGIPLLVTGDPSPKGLPEEAGARIIARMEWPLNYTKFVDSLYRAQIYRDQFSRSRERGQQRGLQLFRSLVGTSRKVQQVRQLMEQVADKDVSVLITGESGTGKEVVARNLHYHSSRRDKPFVPVNCGAIPAELLESELFGHEKGAFTGAITARVGRFELAEGGTLFLDEIGDMPLNMQVKILRVLQERTFERVGSNRTQTADVRVIAATHKNLEDMIGAGDFREDLYYRLNVFPIEMPALRDRVEDIPLLINELISRMEKEKRGSLRMNSAAIMSLCRHDWPGNVRELANLVERLAIMHPYGVIGVQELPKKFRYVDDYDENRPVEDTGMPSGIPGLVGLDAPALLPVNGIDLKDYLSNLEKQLIQQALDEAGGVVARAAEKLRIRRTTLVEKVRKYGLREEESEQP, from the coding sequence ATGTCTAAAAATAACAAAGTGCTGGTGCTAAGCGAGGACGAGTCAAGACGTCGGGATCTGGTAACCATTCTTGAGTTCATTGGTGAGGAGCAAATTCTCGCAGGCGACGAAGCCAAGGCGCTTTTGGGCAGTGGTGATGACGACACTCTCGCTGATATTTCCGTGGCCGTAGTGAACGGCGAGGACGCCGGTGCCGTGGAAAACATCTCGCTGGTTTGTCGGGCCGCTGAAGGTATTCCGCTACTGGTTACCGGTGACCCAAGTCCCAAGGGGCTGCCTGAGGAGGCGGGTGCCCGGATCATCGCCCGCATGGAATGGCCCCTGAACTACACCAAATTTGTGGATTCCCTCTACAGGGCCCAGATCTACCGGGACCAGTTCAGCCGCTCTCGGGAGCGCGGACAGCAGCGTGGTTTGCAATTGTTTCGCAGTCTTGTCGGGACCAGCCGCAAGGTTCAGCAGGTTCGCCAGTTGATGGAGCAGGTGGCCGACAAAGACGTCAGCGTCCTGATCACCGGTGAGTCCGGTACCGGCAAGGAGGTGGTTGCCCGGAACCTGCACTATCACTCCTCCCGCCGCGACAAGCCGTTTGTTCCGGTCAACTGCGGTGCCATTCCTGCCGAGTTGCTGGAAAGTGAACTCTTCGGCCACGAAAAAGGCGCGTTTACCGGCGCGATTACCGCAAGGGTTGGCCGGTTCGAGCTGGCCGAGGGGGGCACCTTGTTTCTTGACGAAATCGGTGACATGCCGCTCAACATGCAGGTCAAGATCCTGCGGGTTCTACAGGAGCGCACCTTCGAGCGGGTGGGCAGTAATCGTACCCAGACAGCCGACGTACGGGTTATTGCGGCCACCCACAAGAATCTCGAGGACATGATTGGAGCCGGTGATTTCCGGGAAGACCTGTACTACCGGCTTAATGTGTTTCCGATCGAAATGCCGGCGCTGCGGGATCGGGTGGAAGACATTCCCCTGTTGATCAACGAACTTATTTCCCGGATGGAAAAGGAAAAACGTGGCTCACTGAGGATGAACTCCGCCGCCATCATGAGCCTTTGCCGGCACGATTGGCCGGGCAACGTTCGCGAGCTGGCCAACCTGGTGGAGCGCCTGGCCATTATGCATCCTTATGGCGTGATCGGGGTCCAGGAACTGCCGAAAAAGTTCCGCTACGTGGATGATTACGATGAGAACCGCCCGGTGGAGGACACTGGCATGCCGTCCGGAATCCCGGGGCTGGTGGGGCTCGACGCGCCGGCCTTGCTGCCGGTAAATGGCATCGACCTCAAGGACTATCTTTCAAATCTGGAAAAGCAGCTGATCCAGCAGGCGCTGGACGAAGCGGGTGGTGTGGTCGCAAGGGCCGCCGAGAAGCTGCGTATCCGCCGGACCACCCTGGTGGAGAAAGTCCGCAAATACGGACTTCGAGAAGAGGAATCCGAACAGCCTTGA
- a CDS encoding sensor histidine kinase — protein MSQAQFLLQSRVGEQQANAAADVNDKVTALFPQQDDEAVDSALELFNRMSRQITDSYRTLESRVNQLSGELNQESQQRQQELEEKEQLADRLSTLLKALPAGVVVLDSQGVVTQTNPAAIALLGEPLDGARWIDVIHRCFAPRRDDGHEVSLKDGRRVSIEIRTMENQPGQLILLTDLTETRHLQAQLAHAQRLSAMGKMVASLAHQIRTPLSAAILYGGHLSEEDLDEEMRQRCASRLMSRLTHLEQQVRDMLIFARGETRLAEELSADRLVHALASAVEGLRLAAGASVSLDNALSGDCRLMCNRDALVGACTNLVNNSLEAGATRVSVQTLVESGELVIRVIDNGPGFAPGDADRLVEAFYTTKSHGTGLGLAVVQAVIKAHQGRFSIESPKQGGAVAALRLPLLRNRD, from the coding sequence ATGAGTCAGGCACAGTTTCTTTTGCAGTCCCGCGTTGGTGAACAACAGGCCAATGCAGCGGCGGATGTTAACGACAAGGTTACCGCGTTGTTCCCTCAACAGGACGACGAGGCGGTCGATTCCGCCCTGGAACTGTTCAACCGGATGTCTCGCCAGATTACTGATTCCTACCGCACCCTTGAATCCCGGGTAAATCAGCTCTCCGGCGAGCTCAATCAGGAATCCCAGCAGCGCCAGCAGGAGCTGGAAGAAAAGGAACAGCTGGCCGACCGGCTCTCGACCCTGCTCAAGGCCCTGCCGGCCGGTGTGGTGGTTCTGGACAGCCAGGGGGTGGTAACCCAGACCAATCCGGCGGCCATCGCCCTGCTCGGAGAGCCGCTCGACGGCGCTCGCTGGATTGACGTGATCCATCGCTGCTTTGCGCCCCGGCGCGACGATGGTCACGAGGTGTCTCTGAAAGACGGTCGCCGGGTCAGTATCGAGATCCGGACCATGGAAAACCAGCCCGGCCAGTTGATCCTGCTGACAGATCTAACCGAAACCCGTCATCTTCAGGCGCAGTTGGCTCATGCCCAGCGTCTCTCGGCGATGGGCAAGATGGTGGCCTCCCTGGCCCATCAGATTCGCACCCCGTTGTCGGCCGCCATTCTCTACGGCGGCCACCTGAGCGAAGAAGATCTGGACGAGGAGATGCGCCAGCGCTGCGCCTCCCGTCTGATGTCGCGATTGACTCATCTCGAGCAACAGGTACGCGACATGCTTATCTTCGCCCGCGGCGAGACCCGACTGGCGGAAGAGCTGTCTGCGGACCGCTTGGTTCATGCGTTGGCGTCGGCGGTGGAGGGGCTTCGACTGGCTGCCGGTGCCTCCGTGAGCCTGGACAATGCGCTGAGCGGTGATTGCCGTTTGATGTGCAACCGTGACGCGCTCGTCGGCGCGTGTACCAATCTGGTTAATAACAGTCTGGAAGCGGGGGCTACCCGGGTGTCGGTGCAAACCCTGGTGGAGTCCGGTGAACTGGTGATCCGTGTCATCGACAACGGCCCGGGCTTTGCACCGGGCGACGCCGACCGCCTTGTGGAAGCCTTTTACACCACCAAGTCCCACGGAACCGGTCTCGGTCTTGCGGTTGTGCAGGCCGTGATCAAGGCCCATCAGGGCCGCTTTTCCATCGAATCGCCGAAGCAGGGGGGCGCTGTTGCCGCCCTGCGTTTACCGTTACTGCGCAACAGAGATTGA
- the lexA gene encoding transcriptional repressor LexA, with product MKLTARQSQVLDIIRRYVDETGYPPTRAEIASELGFRSANAAEEHLRALARKGAIEMVPGASRGIRLPEAEEDLGLPVIGQVAAGSPILAQEHIEDHCTLQPEFFSPSADYLLRVRGMSMKNIGILDGDLLAVHSTQDVHNGQIVVARVGDEVTVKRFRREGSKVYLIAENEEFAPIEVDLAEQELFIEGLGVGVIRRSDLH from the coding sequence ATGAAGCTCACAGCAAGACAGTCACAGGTACTGGACATTATCCGTCGTTACGTTGATGAGACCGGCTACCCGCCTACCCGCGCCGAAATTGCTTCGGAACTTGGCTTCCGGTCGGCCAACGCGGCAGAGGAGCATCTGAGAGCGCTGGCCCGCAAGGGCGCGATCGAGATGGTGCCCGGGGCAAGTCGCGGTATCCGCCTGCCGGAAGCGGAAGAGGATCTGGGGTTGCCGGTGATCGGTCAGGTCGCCGCTGGTAGCCCGATCCTGGCCCAGGAACACATAGAAGATCACTGCACGCTACAGCCCGAGTTTTTCTCGCCATCCGCCGACTACCTGCTCAGGGTTCGCGGCATGAGCATGAAGAATATCGGGATTCTGGACGGAGATTTGTTGGCGGTGCACAGCACCCAGGATGTCCACAACGGCCAGATCGTGGTCGCCCGGGTTGGTGACGAAGTCACTGTGAAGCGCTTTCGACGCGAGGGCTCCAAGGTCTACCTGATTGCCGAGAACGAGGAATTTGCGCCGATTGAAGTAGACCTGGCCGAACAGGAACTGTTTATCGAAGGGCTCGGCGTGGGTGTTATCCGTCGCTCTGATCTGCACTGA
- a CDS encoding DUF6586 family protein: MASQWHSLVSQKLFLAGTLLRQIERAGEAGADAGTEQALQREAALQGAIELLLRGRRLLLVMIARLYQDKSGQPDTLEALGALIGKESSEVIRLRELEQTTGSWWNHLDQLEMSQDRPPATRKTVSAENIIAISTETGPDRSVSAMLKTLAAIKQFTNELEEQHSEW; this comes from the coding sequence ATGGCCTCTCAATGGCATTCACTCGTTTCCCAGAAACTGTTTCTGGCCGGCACCTTACTGCGGCAGATTGAGCGCGCAGGTGAGGCTGGCGCCGATGCCGGCACGGAGCAGGCCCTGCAGCGCGAAGCGGCTCTGCAAGGGGCCATTGAGCTTTTGCTAAGGGGCCGCCGGCTTTTGTTGGTGATGATTGCGAGGTTGTATCAGGACAAATCAGGACAACCAGATACGCTCGAAGCACTGGGCGCACTGATCGGGAAGGAGTCCAGCGAGGTCATCCGATTGCGGGAACTTGAGCAGACAACCGGAAGCTGGTGGAACCACCTGGATCAGCTGGAGATGTCGCAGGACCGGCCGCCGGCCACACGGAAAACGGTCAGTGCTGAAAACATCATTGCCATCTCGACCGAGACCGGCCCTGATCGCTCAGTTTCGGCAATGCTCAAAACCCTTGCCGCTATCAAGCAGTTCACCAACGAGCTGGAAGAGCAGCATAGCGAGTGGTAG
- the fliG gene encoding flagellar motor switch protein FliG, with protein MTEQANQQGAGTPQKPQRKIPRVEQAAILLMSLGEADAAEVLKHMGPKEVQRVGVAMAQMKDVSKDDVTFVLNQFVDAVGGQTGLGVGNDEYIRAMLTQALGDDKAASLIDRILIGGNTTGLDTLKWMEPRAVGDIIRYEHPQIQAIVISYLDPDQAAEILATLDDKVRLDVMMRVASLQSIQPQALQELNDILEKQFSGGAASQTSRIGGVKRAADIMNFMDRSIEGSLMDSIKDMDPDLASTIEDLMFVFDNLKEVDDRGIQALLREVSSEVLVVALKGADEEVQEKIFKNMSKRAAELLQDDLEAKGPVKVSEVEAAQKDIITIARRMAEAGEISLGGAGEEMM; from the coding sequence ATGACTGAACAAGCCAACCAGCAGGGGGCCGGTACCCCGCAGAAACCCCAGCGGAAGATTCCCCGGGTTGAACAGGCCGCCATCCTGCTGATGTCTCTGGGTGAGGCCGACGCCGCCGAAGTGCTCAAGCACATGGGGCCGAAGGAGGTTCAGCGGGTAGGCGTTGCCATGGCCCAGATGAAGGACGTCAGCAAGGACGACGTGACCTTTGTATTGAACCAGTTCGTGGACGCCGTTGGCGGCCAGACCGGTCTGGGCGTGGGTAACGATGAATACATCCGCGCCATGCTCACCCAGGCCCTGGGCGATGACAAGGCCGCCAGCCTGATTGACCGGATTCTGATCGGTGGCAACACCACCGGTCTGGACACCCTCAAATGGATGGAGCCCCGAGCAGTGGGCGACATCATCCGCTATGAACATCCGCAGATTCAGGCGATCGTGATCTCCTATCTTGATCCGGACCAGGCCGCGGAAATCCTGGCTACCCTCGATGATAAGGTCCGTCTAGACGTAATGATGCGAGTCGCCTCGCTGCAGAGCATCCAGCCACAGGCCCTGCAGGAGCTCAACGATATCCTCGAGAAACAGTTCTCCGGTGGCGCAGCTTCGCAGACCAGCCGGATCGGGGGCGTCAAACGGGCGGCGGACATTATGAACTTCATGGATCGCAGCATTGAGGGCAGCCTGATGGATTCCATCAAGGACATGGATCCAGACCTCGCTAGCACCATCGAGGACCTGATGTTCGTGTTCGACAACCTCAAAGAGGTGGACGATCGGGGTATTCAGGCACTGCTGCGGGAGGTTTCCTCGGAAGTCCTGGTGGTGGCCCTCAAGGGTGCCGACGAGGAAGTGCAGGAGAAAATCTTCAAGAACATGTCCAAGCGTGCCGCGGAATTGCTGCAGGATGATCTGGAGGCCAAGGGGCCGGTCAAGGTCAGCGAAGTGGAAGCAGCCCAGAAGGACATCATCACCATCGCCCGGCGCATGGCCGAGGCCGGAGAGATCTCCCTCGGTGGTGCCGGTGAAGAAATGATGTAA
- a CDS encoding cell division inhibitor SulA, with translation MEQLSFNQNLAYQPNALSGSISANATRERRTVIRARRNPESEEVTGSQATGNVTEIILPQGQVENFQLLLPMLTQLNQEKRWLAWIDPPQALVSKWQKMHGIVAGELLVLRSTPEYPAQELAERALSAGTCHAVVMWTGKLGRAALESLQQASAKGNSHGVVLRQR, from the coding sequence ATGGAACAACTCAGCTTCAACCAGAATCTCGCATACCAGCCGAATGCCCTGTCCGGTTCCATATCGGCGAATGCCACTCGCGAGCGACGCACGGTTATTCGTGCCCGGCGGAACCCGGAGTCGGAGGAAGTTACAGGTTCTCAGGCCACTGGTAACGTTACCGAGATCATTCTGCCGCAGGGCCAGGTGGAAAATTTCCAGTTGCTGCTGCCCATGCTTACCCAGCTGAACCAGGAGAAGCGCTGGCTGGCCTGGATCGATCCGCCCCAGGCTCTGGTCAGCAAATGGCAGAAAATGCACGGAATCGTAGCCGGCGAGCTGCTGGTACTCCGATCAACGCCGGAATACCCGGCCCAGGAGCTGGCAGAGAGAGCCCTGAGCGCGGGCACCTGTCACGCTGTCGTAATGTGGACGGGGAAGCTTGGCAGGGCTGCGCTCGAGTCGCTCCAGCAGGCATCGGCCAAGGGAAACAGCCACGGCGTTGTGCTCCGGCAGCGTTGA
- a CDS encoding DUF1329 domain-containing protein → MGFSGQVLSKVAAAEAERLGGDLTPVGAERAGNDAGTIPDWTGGLAKPPKAWRPGQVEVDPYPEDDALFVITAGNLDLYRNKLTDGHIAMLENYGPEFFMPVYQTRRSAAFPEHVYDKFRENAVTAELLDNGNGVRDTIMTSPFPIPSNGLEAIWNHILRYRGEAISLRSASATPQRDGSFNPVVNDYDYFFAYSQKGAELAEIDNKIFYLKTDTVSPSALAGTITLVHETLDQVRSPRLAWRYDSGSRRLRRSPNLAYETDLPNSSSLRSVDQKDMYNGAPNQYDWELKGKREIYVPYNAYRLHSPEFRAEDVIRAGHINQELTRYELHRVWVVEAKRRTGISHIYDRRVFYIDEDSWQILASEEYDDQGNLWRVSEAHNISYYSEPVFWTTMEMTYDLKAGRYYIDGLDNGFPAYNFQPGFRGNEFTASAARRAARR, encoded by the coding sequence ATGGGTTTTTCAGGGCAAGTCCTCTCGAAAGTGGCCGCCGCCGAAGCCGAGCGACTGGGTGGAGATCTGACCCCGGTCGGGGCCGAGCGGGCCGGCAATGACGCCGGTACCATTCCCGACTGGACCGGAGGGCTGGCTAAACCCCCGAAGGCCTGGCGCCCGGGGCAGGTTGAAGTAGATCCCTATCCGGAAGACGACGCTTTGTTCGTGATTACGGCCGGCAACCTTGATCTTTATCGTAACAAACTCACGGACGGCCACATTGCCATGCTGGAGAACTACGGCCCGGAGTTTTTCATGCCGGTGTATCAGACTCGACGCAGTGCCGCGTTTCCCGAGCACGTCTATGACAAATTTCGGGAAAACGCTGTCACTGCAGAACTGCTGGACAACGGCAATGGGGTGCGCGACACCATTATGACCAGCCCGTTCCCGATTCCATCCAACGGGCTCGAGGCAATCTGGAACCACATTCTGCGTTATCGCGGTGAGGCCATATCCCTGCGCAGTGCCTCGGCAACCCCGCAGAGGGACGGTTCTTTCAATCCGGTCGTGAATGATTACGACTATTTCTTTGCGTACAGCCAGAAAGGTGCCGAACTGGCAGAGATCGACAACAAGATCTTTTACCTGAAAACCGATACGGTATCGCCATCCGCGCTCGCGGGCACCATAACGCTGGTGCATGAAACTCTGGATCAGGTGCGTTCGCCCCGCCTTGCATGGCGGTACGATTCCGGATCCCGGCGACTCCGCCGGTCGCCCAATCTGGCCTATGAGACCGACCTGCCAAATTCGTCCTCCCTGCGCTCGGTTGACCAGAAGGACATGTACAACGGGGCGCCGAACCAGTACGACTGGGAGCTCAAAGGTAAGCGCGAGATCTACGTACCTTACAACGCCTACCGTCTGCACAGCCCGGAATTCCGCGCCGAAGACGTGATCCGGGCGGGTCACATCAATCAGGAACTGACCCGCTATGAGTTGCATCGGGTCTGGGTGGTTGAAGCGAAGCGCCGCACCGGGATCAGCCATATCTACGATCGTCGGGTGTTCTATATCGATGAGGACAGCTGGCAGATCCTGGCGTCGGAAGAGTACGATGACCAGGGCAATCTCTGGCGGGTGTCCGAGGCCCATAACATCAGCTATTACAGTGAGCCGGTGTTCTGGACTACCATGGAGATGACCTACGACCTCAAGGCGGGGCGTTACTACATCGACGGTCTGGACAATGGATTTCCGGCTTACAACTTCCAGCCGGGTTTCCGGGGCAATGAGTTTACCGCTTCCGCGGCCCGTCGAGCCGCCCGCCGCTGA
- the fliF gene encoding flagellar basal-body MS-ring/collar protein FliF gives MASVPAETNASNVPAAREGDAPESRSDLFLGFNRLNLLRQIGLMVGLAASVALGLAVVLWAQEPNYQPVVGDLSSYNPQDVTSILESNGINYKMDPRTGALLVPSEQVYNARLKLAAEGVTDQKTMGYELLDQERGLGTSQFMETISYRRGLEGELARTIASMRGVRNARVHLAIPERSVFVRDAREPSASVFLEVFAGRRPEQEQISAIVNLVAGSVPMMSKDQVTVVDQNGNLLTGMESQGDADRMQDQYEYTAKVEERLTRRVASLIAPIVGDGRYRAEVSADLDFSSVEQAEELFNPEQQAVRSERELTEQRAAGAQGGIPGALSNQPPAKATVPEQAAGAEGEEGAAPQPVNVRRESTRNYEMDRTVSYVRQELGRIKRVTVALAVDDMKVVDPQTGEVSYQPWPEQELQRLSMLVRDAVGYSAARGDSVTVMNTAFAPEEAVEFEAPGFWEQPWFWDLMKQVLAGLVILVLVLGLLRPTLKSLSGGGQKERGLDTSDGGYGGLDEIEGGDELRKAMSSQDDLLLPGATDSYDRQLNALKGLIAEDPARVAQVMRQWVNVDD, from the coding sequence ATGGCCAGCGTACCTGCAGAAACCAACGCCTCCAACGTGCCCGCCGCGCGTGAGGGTGACGCGCCGGAGAGCCGGAGCGACCTGTTCCTGGGCTTCAACCGCCTGAATCTCCTGCGCCAGATCGGCCTGATGGTGGGGCTTGCCGCCAGCGTCGCGCTTGGTCTCGCTGTCGTGCTCTGGGCCCAGGAGCCCAATTACCAGCCTGTGGTGGGCGATCTCTCGTCCTATAACCCCCAGGACGTCACCAGTATTCTCGAAAGCAACGGCATTAACTACAAGATGGATCCCCGCACCGGCGCGCTGCTGGTGCCCTCAGAACAGGTCTACAATGCTCGCCTGAAGCTGGCCGCCGAAGGGGTAACAGACCAGAAGACCATGGGTTACGAGTTGCTGGACCAGGAGCGCGGTCTGGGCACCTCCCAGTTTATGGAAACCATCAGCTACCGCCGCGGCCTTGAGGGTGAACTGGCCCGCACCATTGCCAGTATGCGCGGTGTGCGCAATGCCCGGGTGCATCTGGCCATTCCCGAGCGCTCGGTGTTTGTACGCGACGCTCGCGAACCTTCCGCCTCGGTATTTCTGGAAGTGTTTGCCGGCCGCCGCCCGGAGCAGGAGCAGATCAGTGCGATCGTCAATCTGGTGGCCGGCAGCGTGCCCATGATGAGCAAGGACCAGGTGACCGTTGTTGACCAGAACGGCAACCTGCTCACCGGCATGGAAAGCCAGGGTGATGCCGATCGCATGCAGGACCAGTACGAGTACACTGCCAAGGTCGAGGAGCGACTGACCCGTCGGGTGGCGTCCCTGATTGCGCCCATCGTTGGCGATGGTCGCTATCGCGCCGAGGTCTCGGCGGATCTGGACTTCTCATCCGTTGAGCAGGCTGAGGAACTGTTCAACCCGGAACAGCAGGCGGTACGCAGCGAGCGGGAGCTTACCGAGCAGCGAGCGGCCGGTGCACAGGGTGGTATTCCCGGTGCGCTGTCCAACCAGCCACCGGCCAAAGCCACCGTGCCCGAACAGGCCGCCGGTGCCGAAGGTGAGGAGGGAGCAGCACCGCAGCCGGTAAACGTGCGCAGGGAGTCCACTCGCAACTATGAAATGGACCGCACTGTCAGCTATGTGCGCCAGGAACTGGGCCGGATCAAGCGGGTGACCGTTGCCCTGGCTGTGGATGACATGAAAGTGGTGGACCCCCAGACTGGCGAAGTCAGCTATCAACCCTGGCCGGAGCAGGAGCTGCAGCGCCTGAGTATGCTGGTCCGTGACGCCGTGGGCTATTCTGCGGCCCGCGGAGACAGTGTGACCGTCATGAACACGGCCTTTGCGCCCGAGGAGGCGGTGGAATTCGAAGCGCCCGGCTTCTGGGAACAACCCTGGTTCTGGGATCTGATGAAGCAGGTGCTGGCGGGTTTGGTGATTCTGGTGCTGGTGCTTGGTCTGCTGCGCCCGACGCTCAAGAGCCTGTCCGGTGGCGGTCAGAAAGAGCGCGGCCTGGATACCTCCGACGGCGGCTACGGCGGGCTGGACGAGATTGAGGGCGGTGACGAGTTGCGCAAGGCCATGTCGTCTCAGGATGACCTGCTTTTGCCCGGCGCCACGGACAGTTATGATAGACAGCTGAATGCACTGAAAGGGCTGATCGCGGAAGACCCGGCCAGGGTTGCCCAGGTGATGCGCCAGTGGGTGAACGTCGATGACTGA
- the fliE gene encoding flagellar hook-basal body complex protein FliE, giving the protein MVQRADINSVLSDIRSLRSQMMQNQRIEQDQSVRGRIDGPRQTQETQETPSFSDMLGKAVNNVNDLQKTASDLRTAYDMGDPNVDITRVMIAAQKSSVSFEALTQVRNRVVRAYEDIMNMPI; this is encoded by the coding sequence ATGGTTCAGCGTGCCGACATCAACAGCGTTTTGTCCGATATCCGGTCCCTGCGTTCACAGATGATGCAGAACCAGCGAATCGAACAGGATCAATCGGTTCGTGGCCGAATTGACGGCCCGCGCCAGACCCAGGAAACGCAGGAAACCCCGAGTTTCAGCGATATGCTGGGAAAGGCAGTCAACAATGTGAACGATCTCCAGAAAACGGCCAGCGATCTTCGCACCGCCTACGACATGGGCGATCCCAACGTGGATATCACCCGGGTGATGATTGCCGCCCAGAAATCCTCTGTTTCCTTCGAGGCACTGACTCAGGTTCGTAACCGGGTGGTCAGGGCCTACGAAGACATTATGAACATGCCGATCTGA